One genomic segment of Salinibacter grassmerensis includes these proteins:
- a CDS encoding glycosyltransferase, protein MSSKLSRVALFWGTLGGGGIEHMMLALTEEFLERRIEVDVVLMEKKGELVNNVPAGARVFDLEASQIITGPPALAQYLRQRRPSVLLSAGYTNRIAVLARTIARTSTPIVISERNTLSVSTSNSSLPDWVIDQLTKWTYPLADRMIAVSKGVAEDICRSLGFNRKEFEVVYNPVIGPDTFERAEETVEHPWFSDGGIPLILGVGRLAEQKNFSTLLRAFAEVVRTHRARLVILGEGKKRTVLERRADALGVSDHVWMPGFVSNPLRYMSRASVFVLSSRWEGLGNVLVEAMACGTPVVSTDCLSGPSEILEGGEHGRLVPVEDPHAMAAAIEEALDGDIDPAPQSALDRFRRDQVADQYLDILSSVE, encoded by the coding sequence GTGAGCAGCAAGCTTTCTCGAGTTGCATTATTTTGGGGGACGCTCGGAGGTGGCGGTATAGAGCATATGATGCTGGCCCTCACCGAAGAATTTTTGGAACGTAGAATCGAAGTGGATGTCGTCCTGATGGAAAAAAAGGGCGAACTCGTCAACAACGTCCCGGCGGGAGCGCGAGTTTTTGACCTAGAAGCCTCACAAATCATCACGGGGCCACCCGCATTGGCTCAATACTTGCGCCAGCGACGCCCCTCTGTGTTACTTTCTGCAGGCTATACGAACCGGATTGCTGTGTTAGCACGCACGATCGCTCGGACTTCCACTCCGATCGTGATTTCAGAACGCAACACCCTGTCGGTTTCCACTTCCAATTCCAGTCTTCCCGACTGGGTCATCGACCAACTCACGAAGTGGACCTACCCGCTTGCGGACCGCATGATTGCGGTGTCGAAGGGGGTTGCTGAGGACATTTGTCGGTCACTGGGGTTCAACAGAAAAGAGTTCGAGGTGGTCTACAATCCTGTGATTGGGCCGGACACCTTCGAACGTGCGGAGGAGACCGTCGAACATCCTTGGTTCTCGGATGGTGGTATTCCCTTGATTCTCGGAGTTGGGAGACTCGCCGAACAGAAGAATTTTTCCACCCTTCTCCGAGCGTTCGCCGAAGTGGTGAGAACCCATCGGGCTCGACTCGTCATTCTTGGCGAAGGCAAAAAGCGGACAGTCCTTGAACGACGGGCCGATGCCCTCGGTGTGAGCGATCACGTCTGGATGCCGGGATTTGTATCGAACCCACTGAGGTACATGTCTAGAGCCTCCGTATTCGTGTTATCGTCACGGTGGGAAGGACTCGGCAATGTGCTTGTTGAAGCGATGGCCTGCGGTACACCGGTCGTATCTACGGACTGCCTGAGCGGTCCATCTGAAATCCTGGAAGGGGGAGAGCACGGCCGGCTCGTACCGGTCGAAGATCCACACGCGATGGCAGCGGCGATCGAGGAGGCCCTCGACGGAGACATTGACCCCGCTCCCCAATCGGCGCTGGATCGGTTTCGAAGAGACCAGGTGGCGGATCAGTATCTCGATATTTTGAGTAGTGTCGAGTAG